DNA sequence from the Myxocyprinus asiaticus isolate MX2 ecotype Aquarium Trade chromosome 3, UBuf_Myxa_2, whole genome shotgun sequence genome:
aaatgcacacaaaacaaatgttttcatttgtaatAGTGTCTCGTAATTTCAGGGTTGAGAAATACAGACCACAGACACTAGATGACCTCATCTCTCATCAAGACATCCTGAGCACAAGTAAGCACAGAgatgatttattttaataaaaacagcAGTCAAACctctatatattttaaatatatagatTTGCGCTGTAATGCAACAATACAGGAGCATCTCTGTTTAATGAGGTATTATAGCGTGTGCTTGTGTGATGGTGTGCCTGATATATTTTCACAAATATGTTTACGTTTCTCCACAGTCCAGAAGTTTATCAATGAAGACAGATTGCCTCATCTGCTCTTTTATGGACCTCCAGGAACAGGAAAGACCTCGACTATATTAGCATGTGCTAAACAACTCTACAAAAATAAAGAGTTCAACTCCATGGTCCTGGAGGTACTGGATATGACACCAAATATTGTCATACAGACAAACTTACTTGCTTACTGAATTGATTTTTATCCGATAAATGCATTTTCATCCATATAAAGGtgtattttgggttcaatacaagttgagctcagtcgacagcatttgtggcatgatgccgattaccacaaaaaaataatttagactctaaCATCCttctctttaaaaagaaaaatgcaaaatttgaggttacagtgaggcacttacaatggaagtgaatggggccaattgttgaagggtttaaagacagaaatgtgaagcttataattttataaaagcacttgcattcattattatgttgaaactcatgtattacttgagctgtaaagttgtttaaatcgtcatttttacagtcgttttaaggttCGTTTGACATTACATGGTCATGgtaacaaagctgtaaaattgttagtaagcaattgtatcacactaaaatcatgttaacatgcatattgtttatgtcttgtggctatatttttgaaaaagtgagtattttaacatttatagactggtcctattcacttccattgtaagtgcctcactgtaacccagatttttgcttttttaattttttttaaagaaaaggaggagcaagtcaaaattaatttttgtggtaatcaatattattgcACACATTGattaagtttaacttgtattgaatattcctttaaaaattacaattgttaTAAACAGATGTTGAATTACAGTATATCATGTAATACAAAATggtaatacaaaatattataatttacaaTGAGATTatttttaggagattgaggtttTTTATGCTAAATTTGCTTGTTGCAAAACGTTTTAACATTTTGCTAAGGGGAACTATTACACATTGTAATTCATCAGCTGAACGCGTCAGATGACCGTGGTATAGACGTGGTGAGGGGACCGATCCTCAGCTTTGCCAGCACACGAACTATCTTCAAGTAAGAATAGCTCCCACCTGAACAACCCATTTATGAACCTGTGAACATGTGACTTATGTATGATGTGGTCTTTGCACATGAAACTATCTGTTATAGGTATTGaggaattttattttaatatattgcgTGATATCTACCTGGTCTGTATTGAAACACTGTGTCTCATTCTTTGCGTTTGCTCCTATAGGAAGGGCTTCAAGTTGGTGATCCTGGATGAAGCGGACGCTATGACCCAGGATGCTCAGAATGCTCTAAGGAGAGGTAGTGCACCATCTGCCCCTTCATCAGCTCACCTGCTGGGCCCCCAAATGGCCCCATGGCAAAAGAATAGGGTTCTGCCATTTCACTGTCCACAATAACACATGAATGAGAGCAATATTCTTGtgattgttaaaaaatatatatattaagagaAATCAAGGTAGGTTTTCACTAGGGTTGAatgattaattgaaataaaattgaaatcgtGATTGGATGTAGCACGATTATCAATTTAATGAGGCTAATGAGTGAGCGTGTTATATTTACAGCGCTCTAGATTCACTTATtcatgtaattccaaatatgcttggccgCTTCTAGTTAATATTCAGATGTAAATTAACCTTATAACACgtggtttttgtggacagaagagtggatgagagcattcagtgttccgccaaaataaaggaccgcatagcaatgccgcatgcaagttaagaaattactacataaatatggtactgtTTGGTAACAaaaacaagaataataataattattgttgttgttaaagggatagttcacccaaaaatgaaaattctctcatcatttactcaccctcatgccatcccagatgtggatgactttctttcttctgtagaacacaaagatttttagaagaatatctccgttCTGTTGGTCCAAATagtttaagtgaatggtgatcagacttttgtagctccaaaaatcacataaaggaaacgtaaaagtgatccatatgactccagtggttaaatccatatcttcagaagcgatatatcggtaatatgtgtgggtgagaaacagatcaaaatttaagtccttttttaacccTTAATCTAccctttcacttttacatctgaaagtcacatgtggtgcatgtttagtttcactttcacatctgaaagtgaaagttaaagtggagatttagagtaaaaaaggacttatatattgttctgtttctacaaaggtctgatcaccattcacttgcattttaaggaccaacagagctgaaatattcttctaaaaatcttcgtttgtgtactgttaaagaaggaaagtcatacacattttggatgagggtgagtaaatgataagagaattttcatttctaggtgaactatccctgtaagattacacaaaaatatatttccataaaaaaattctTTACTTAACTTATtgttgggttccaaaaaataatgatgaaaaatgggctgagaccctatcacaaagtcGTCAAAAAAAGGTACAGAGTGAACTTTcatccatccactttcattgtgtggaaaaaaatttgcaataaaagtgaatggtgactgagatgaacatactgtctaacatctcattttgagttCTGTGgcagaaagtaagtcaaacaggtttggaacaacacgagggtgagtaaacgatgacagaatttacattttggggtgattCTGTCCTTTTAAAGATTTCTGTTAGCTATTTATAATGAgatgtgtgatttgttttttcaGTTGCAACAACAGTGATTGTGATTAcgtgcacaccaatatgctgattgcTCCCAAAAatcaacttatttaaaaaaaaacgtcAAAGCAAGAAATCTGTATttgcatgacatttgaaataatcgcgatattctctgcttttgacgtcaaattGGATAAGCCTGCAAGaacactggtaaaggtgtttacatgcaactcaAAATCGCAGTAATAGACAAAAACCTACCCGTGTCGACCGGTTTATTCTCAAGCCGTTTATGACTGTACACGATAAAGGAACGCAGTTTACATGACCACAGACGTTGTCTGCTtgttaagcataatcagtgtaagaacatgcatgtaaacacgctcagtgTGATGTCCAAGTACTGTTTTTATTGCACTggtatttcattattttaattttttcattaacttattttatatttttgtggtcCCTCTTGAGACTGTCTTGAAGTTCatagtctttctctctctctctctctctctctctctctctctctctcagtcattGAGAAGTTCACAGAGAACACCCGATTCTGTCTGATCTGTAACTACCTCTCTAAGATTATTCCTGCTCTCCAGTCCCGATGCACGCGGTTTCGTTTCGGTCCACTCTCTCAGAGCCAAATGATTCCCAGACTAGAGTACGTCATACAGCAGGAGAGGTGAGGACTCTCGTCAATGCAAATCCAGGACAAGTGGTTGCTAATGAGATATGTTTTAGGTTAAAAAGCCCATATGTTGAGATCAGAATATCGTAGAAACTTCAGGTTGGACAGTTTTGAAtaaggccaataagcaaccaccctgaacattCTAGCAATGCCTTAAAaatcacccataacaccctagcagctACATAGCAACATGCAAAAAAACCATAGCTTCATGGTTCTGAttcacattatcttcagaaaataTACAGATCTAGTTATCTTTATCATGTTTCTTTTGCAAATCTAATTAGAGGTAAGACATCTAGCATTTTTGACATATTTTATGCATGCTGATTAAATTATGAGTGTTAAGACTGTGTAGGTTTGTATCATTCGATTTTTCGGGTCATATCTGGAGTGAGTCATTGGATGGAACCACTCGAAAAATCCTAACCACAAAAGATAGAAATGACCCAGCCCTGCAGCCCTTTTGATTGAAAACTCACACAAGCactccacacacaaacacttgtttTATATCAGATCTGCCCTCTGGCACAGAACAGCACACACAACTTTGAGCAAATGAAACAGAACATTGTACTTTCCGAACATggattcataaatatttcaaaatctaTTTTGTTCACTGCCTTTATCTGCTAGCATTGACATCACTCCAGATGGCATGAAGGCCATTGTGACCCTCTCAACGGGAGACATGAGACGATCACTAAACATTTTACAGGTGTGTATAGTGTGTTTTTATAAACACGTTGATTTGTATAAAAGTGACGTTTTTATGGTTTGCTTGTAATATGTTGCTGGATCACATCTGTAATGAATATTGTATGTTTTCATGTGTAGAGCACCCATATGGCCTATGGGAAGGTGACAGAGGAGACTGTTTACACCTGTACTGGACATCCTCTTAGATCAGACATTGCCAACATACTGGACTGGGCTCTCAATAAAGACTTCACCGCTGCATATAACCGTATCCTCTCTGCACTTGTGAACTTgtgattatttttaattaagtatgatgtttttttttgttttgtttttttgtcagaaaGGTTTTACTTGATTGgtttattttgtattgttatcattattactttaaaaatacatgttaatattgtgtatattttatatattttactatGTAAAGCACGTTGAGAGGCtatctttaaaattatttatcttaaaaattatattatgaatTATTCATGTCTATTACATAATATTTGAAACTATAATATaggattattataatttattttactactaataattattttactttgtaatatttatattgtacaatattttacatttaaaatataatttttatattataattaatgCAAAATTATAGAAGAAAATGTAGACatttaatattgatattttatcatTTCATTAGCAGTTATTGTAATAAGTATATTTAGTTTGGAACTAACCATGAGCTTTTCTGAAAGCAATTTTTTGTTCAATGTTGTTTGTGGAGTTGATAATAttagttaaccctttaagctcggatgggcctatcagtatattaataactacagtcttgaccaacacataataggtatcgtttgaaagcttagaggCTCTACTTTCCAGTGCATGATAGCATAATGACCAAAGCTGAACAAgcgctttgaaatttgcagacaatcagaagtgttccgttttgataatttattttttttaaattgcactaTACATATTGCAATCAggaaaaaaaacatcaaactcatcaaatagccatgtgtcatgtaTTATTGGAAAGCTCTcgaagagtagaatacaaccagcctatttgttttactaacagacaaaaatatagcaagtaatagctaagtatacgtCTTTGACAAttttgttggtgttgcttatataccGTGTTTTCGCTTAGAACTTCACGGAATATataatatcacatatcattacttagaggaggtgattatctttcaaatgagtccacacacaaggtaatatgatgcatagatcattagataatccatacGAAGCACAGTGTTAcaaatggccaccaggagatggcgccatgtAAATGACAGACTCGATGCAGACCCGTTCAGtgaggcactcattctgtgaaatctcattaaaaaaatcatgtaTCCATGCTATGCATACATTTAgtaattgttgtgtttgcatgtgtaattattgtttaatttctttggagaggcttttggacacttggagactttttttgtacttttgattgctttgtcgtatcaagaCAAATTgtttcagatacagttgacatgattgggaacaaaacaaaagcagtttttctgagccaccttatttacacccagagatatacaatgtcaaataagaaaaaagtaaatttttggcttaattctttgtgatttattttgttttgttttgtttcagcagtttcttaggctgagagtctcagaatgtatcaatccatatacttaaaaaaatggaaaagttttctatacaatgatagcaaacacatacagttatggtcagaagtttacatacaccttagccaaatacatttaaactcagtttttcacaatttctgacatttaatcgtagaaaacattccctgtcttaggtcagttaggatcactattttaagaatgtgaaatgtcaggacaatagtagagagagtgatttatttcagcttttatttctttcatcacattcccagtgggtcagaagtgtacatacactgtgttagtacttggtagcattacctttcaattgtttaacttgggtcaaacgttttgggtagccttccacaagcttctcacattaagttgctggaattttggcccattcctccacagTCAGGTTTGTGGGCCTCCTTGATCgctcacgctttttcagttctgcccacaaattttctttcggactgaggtcagggctttgtgatggccactccagtaccttgactttgttgtccttaagccattttgccacaactttggaagtatgtttggggtcattgtccatttggaagacccatttgcgaccgagctttaacttcctggctgatgtcttgagatgttgcttcaatatatccacataattttccttcctcgtgatgccatctattttgtgaagtgcaccagtctctcctgaagcaaagcacccccacaacatgatgttgccacccccataccggttgggatggtgttcttcggcttgcaagcctcaccctttttcctccaaacataacaatggtcattatggccaaacagttaaatttttgtttcatctgacaagaggacatttctccaaaaagtaagatctttgtccccatgtgcactgaaaaactgtagtctggctcttTTATAACGGTGTTGGAtcagtagcttcttccttgctgagactatataggactcgttttactgtggatatagatacttgtctacctgtttcctccagcaccaaactacgtttatctctaggagacagaatgcatctccgtcctgagcggtatgatggatgcgtggtcccatggtgtttatacttgtgtactattgtttgtacagatgaacgtggtaccttcaggcatttggaaattgctcccaaggatgaaccagacttgtggaggtccacacatttttttttctgaggtctttgctgatttcttttgattttcccatgatgtcaagcaaagaggcactgagtttgaaggtaggccttaaaatacatccacatgtacacctccaattcagtacacctcctatcagaagctaattggttaattgtctaaaggcttgacatcatttctggaattctccaagctgcttaaaggcacagttaacttagtgtaaacttctgatccactagaattgtgatatagtcaattaaaagaattgaaacaatctgtctgtaataattgttggaaaaattactcgtgtcatgcacaaagtagatgtcctaaacgacttgttaTACTATATCAAGCTACAtataaactatagtttgctaataggaaatctgtggagtggttaaaaaattagcaacctaagtgtatgtaaacttctgacttcaactgtaagcctttaattttgggtatgccactgaaacaggaaatctttaaaaaccccTTCAGAGCCTAAAGTGTTAATGATGTTTGAAAACTTCTTAACAGAGTACAACAGAAATTCTGCAACTCAAAACTCTGAAAGGTCTGGCACTTCatgacattttaacagaagttcaTCTCCTCATACACCGCGGTAAGACCTCAAAACCTACACTATTGTAATGCAGCATTTCTGATAGTATTTACATTTGATGATTGTTGTTAAAAATGATACTAAATGGTTTAATGCAACCCTTTACTCTTTCACtagaaacatttttttctttggcGCACGGAAAGATATTAGGcacgttagcctcagtcaccacttttctttcttttttttttttttagtgaaaaatgatgcaaaaatcatctttttgtgttccacagagaaaagaaaatataaaggtttggaacaacaggaagAGAGGATCTATCCCAACTATAAAACTGTTTTAAGAAAGTCAACCTTTCAGGGCGGGTCCATTCCAATAAAACTTAAGCTCTAAAATCTAGTTGAGACCCAAATCTAGTCTATACGCAACAGTGACTAGCTAAATTTTTTCTCTGGCCTTGCTTCCCTAGAGATGCTCTTGCGGTTGTCATGGAAAACATTTGTTCTCGTTATTACATGACGCCTGTTGAAAGTGGCAGAGTGTAAAATGCTTCAAACACAATAAACACCACTAATATTacattattgtcagattttatatacagaaataatatgtgtaattatttatttttgtgcattaTACAAAAGTGATTGCACAGCATGTACATTTGTTAATGTTTTGaaactacaaaaaataaaaaaaatactctgaAGTAGCATCACAAATTGTaacaaaggaatattccgggttcaatacaggttaagctcaatcgacagcatttgtggcataatgttgattaacacaaagaattattttgacttgccacttcttttctttaaaaaaagcagaaatcacaaACAACTTACTATGGAAGGGAATGGGGacaatcagtaaacgttaaaatactatttaaaaagtatagtcacaagacataatatgcatgttaacatgagattagtgtgataaaatcgcttaacctattctatgtaaagttatagacagttttaaaacttcgttgccataatgatgtaatgtcaacaaaccctaaaatgactgtaaaaatgatgtaaacaactgtacagctcaaatacatgagctttaaaagaagaattaacttaagtgcttttataaacttataaccctccaaaaattggccccattcacttccatttaatgtgcctcactgtaacctcgatttttgcttcttttttaaaagaaaaggacgagttgaattttttgtttttgtggtaatcaacattatgccacaaatgcccaatatattcctttaacaattgtTTTCTACTAAAAGCTATAGTAAAATGTTTGTTCTTGAGTTTTGAATaccttttaattaatttattggttCACACAAAGTGTCTGTCCAAATTGCCGCGAGGGGGTTAATTTTGCTCAAATGTTTCTGTTTTTTCCCCATTCCAGTGGACTTCCCACCCTCCATACGCATGGGTTTGCTTATAAAACTTGCAGATATTGAGTGAGTATcttttttgtatatataaatcTTTATTAAATCAACAAAGCAGTAGACAAATGGGAAAGCACACTATAAGGCCAATATACAATTTCTAAAATTCAGTTCTTTCCTTTTTAATTGTAAGGTATCGTCTGGCCTCGGGAACTAATGAGAAGATCCAGCTGAGCTCAATGGTTGCTGCTTTCCAGGCAGTTAGAGACATAGTAGTAAGTGATGGATAGACCAGGGTTGCTACATGGATCAATGATATCATGAGAAGAGGAAGTTCTTTATTGGTCAGTTTTGACAATGGttttgacatattaaaaaaaatatctgtgcTCTGAAATcctgtattgtttttttatgctTGAAATAAATCTTGGTTCAGTGCTTTGGGGAAAATatgcaacatttcaaaacaagttatgtaaaaaataaagtctTTGAATAAATATTTGAAGTATGATTTAATAATTTAGTGTCCCTTTTTTCAAACACATAATTGACTACAATTTAGGCATCCTTGCAAAATTACAGTATGTTACGATTTGAAGCCTGTCATTTTTGGGAGCCACAAACATTTCTCAGCTGCAGTGCTCTTTACAATACAAGCTCTTTTGCTTTGGAATGTCCCTATATGTAAGGAATTCCAGAATTTTCTTCGGCAAGGGAAGAGCCTCCACCTGATAGGTTGAGATGGAGTATCTCAGGGCGACCCGGCACAAATGCCGGAGGCTCGGAACAAGATGAGGGACTCGCCAGAATTTTACATGTCCATCTCTGCACCTAGAAACATACATGGTAGTTATTCCTACGAATACATCCAACTGCATCACTTTGtaagaaattaataaaaactgattTTGAGGTACAAAAGttacacaagttttttttttttgtagtccaATATTTTTTAACCATCTAAAATGTTGATACCTTTTTCATGGCTGTGAGGTTAAAGTATCTAATTATAAAAGTATCTGGTGTTCTTGACTCATCCGCCGATaaatatattttagtaaaaagtATTAAggatttaattaattttacaattatatAAGTACCATGTGGGACTTTTGCTGTAAACACACTATTCCTGACTGCTAAAAGAATCAGTGCCATATAGAAGCGAAACtagggctgttcgattccagaaatttgagtaatagtaaagaaaaatcttacaaCGGTGCATTATCAAGCATTCTTCACACTTAATCATTCATAGTATGAACAAAAGATCATATAATGCCACTAAGTGGCATCGATTCTCCTAAGCGGCTTCGACTCTCAACCCCTCGAAATCAAACAATCGATTATTTTTGTAATCAACTCCAAGTACTCGAAAAAGCTGTGTCATGGTAAATAATAAAGCAATGATATGTACAGTAGATACAGTAGGCAAATATTTGTATTTCCAAGTGTTACAATTGTAACATTCTGACTTTGAGTCTTTCTCAAAGTAAATATATCAATGGTTCTATGATATAATAGTCTATTAATGGCACTTATATATATTTCCCAAGTACCCAAGGTACAATAACTATTTGTAAGAATCAGAGAGATAAGGGAAAAAAAAGTTACTTAACTCCAGTTTGCATGCAGACAAACACTCTATTACTTTAACACACTTTTCAACCTCCATATTTTCTCGAATAAGCATTGTGTGTTGGCTATGGCTCGGGCTGTTATCTGACATCAAAtaggaaatgtttttttaattacccTGTAGCAATGACGCCCCCATGTGGATGGAAAGAACAGCACACCCCACCGCTGCGGTTGAGATCTGTCTCTGTGACTAGTTTATCTTGTtccacatcccagatgtgtaacgCCCTACAACACAATACAGATACACCAGTAACAATACAGAGAGACACCGATCAGCTGTGAAGTCACAGGGTGATGTCCTGCTATGTAATTGTTAAGGCACACCAGAGAATTGCCCTTCCTCAAAAGATTGTGATGATCCACATCTCACCTGTAGTCTTTGAAAGCCAGCAGCAAGCCAACAGGAGAAAAATTCAAAGACGTCAGTAGATTGTCACTTCTGTATGCACACATTTCACAGTCTCTGGAAGGAAAAGACATTCTCAaatcaaacatacagtactgtgcaaaagtcttaggcacataagatgtttcacaaaaacatttgtcttaagatggttatttatatctttagctttagtgtgtcaataggtaatatacattttagaatcccaaacattactttgcaaatagaaaagaagaacagggagccctgcaacagatgccatGGCCCACACAGAGccctccactgaacatcgagtcagtctgggattacatgaagag
Encoded proteins:
- the LOC127430505 gene encoding replication factor C subunit 5-like yields the protein MASTSKTQTQTRNLPWVEKYRPQTLDDLISHQDILSTIQKFINEDRLPHLLFYGPPGTGKTSTILACAKQLYKNKEFNSMVLELNASDDRGIDVVRGPILSFASTRTIFKKGFKLVILDEADAMTQDAQNALRRVIEKFTENTRFCLICNYLSKIIPALQSRCTRFRFGPLSQSQMIPRLEYVIQQESIDITPDGMKAIVTLSTGDMRRSLNILQSTHMAYGKVTEETVYTCTGHPLRSDIANILDWALNKDFTAAYNQILQLKTLKGLALHDILTEVHLLIHRVDFPPSIRMGLLIKLADIEYRLASGTNEKIQLSSMVAAFQAVRDIVVSDG